Proteins from one Impatiens glandulifera chromosome 2, dImpGla2.1, whole genome shotgun sequence genomic window:
- the LOC124924239 gene encoding pectinesterase-like: MMGGSMFKTLLLLIFVQVFFVTCWATTHTSRSKIYVAKDGTGDFYTIEEAVAAAPNYSKTPIFIMIKKGVYFEYIIIDIEKTNIVFIGDGMYKTVISGNRSSASGLQMDHTATVAIFGIGFIAKGISFKNTAGLGYQAVALKSKVQSAFYKCSFHGYQDTLYTKHGRQFYRDCVIYGKTDFIFGNAAVVFQNCFIIALNRGGTIITAQGREGPNDKGGTILHNCTITYDHRYRSSSFNTYLGRPWQLYSRVVVMQSFIDDFIDPKGWLNIKETNLDKLFYAEYKNRGPGANTTGRVKWPGYKVFTKPNEVLQFTVNNFIQGNEWIPSTGIPFIPGLL; encoded by the exons ATGATGGGAGGATCAATGTTCAAGACATTGTTACTACTAATATTTGTCCAAG tGTTTTTTGTTACTTGTTGGGCTACCACTCATACAAGTAGAAGCAAAATCTATGTTGCAAAAGATGGGACTGGAGATTTCTACACTATTGAAGAAGCTGTTGCTGCAGCTCCAAACTATAGTAAAACTCCcatttttattatgataaagAAGGGAGTTTActttgaatatattataattgacatCGAGAAGACAAATATAGTTTTCATCGGGGATGGTATGTACAAAACCGTTATATCTGGAAACAGAAGCAGTGCTAGTGGTCTTCAAATGGATCACACAGCAACAGTTG CAATTTTTGGAATTGGTTTCATTGCAAAGGGAATATCCTTCAAAAATACAGCCGGTCTAGGGTACCAAGCTGTTGCCCTTAAAAGTAAAGTTCAATCTGCCTTTTATAAGTGCAGTTTTCATGGATATCAAGACACTCTATACACTAAACATGGAAGACAATTCTATAGAGATTGTGTAATCTATGGGAAAACCGATTTCATTTTTGGGAATGCTGCAGTCGTTTTTCagaattgttttattattgcGCTTAATAGGGGAGGGACTATAATAACCGCTCAAGGAAGGGAAGGTCCTAATGACAAAGGAGGAACAATACTACATAATTGCACAATAACATATGACCATCGTTATAGATCATCATCCTTTAATACGTACTTGGGGAGACCATGGCAGTTATATTCCAGGGTTGTTGTGATGCAAAGttttatagatgattttatTGATCCTAAGGGATGGCTTAATATCAAAGAGACAAATCTCGATAAATTATTTTACGCAGAATATAAAAACCGAGGTCCTGGTGCTAACACTACAGGTAGAGTTAAATGGCCGGGATACAAAGTGTTTACTAAGCCAAACGAAGTGTTACAATTTACCGTGAATAATTTCATTCAGGGGAATGAGTGGATACCCTCTACTGGTATTCCATTTATTCCaggtttattataa